From a single Apium graveolens cultivar Ventura chromosome 2, ASM990537v1, whole genome shotgun sequence genomic region:
- the LOC141706988 gene encoding uncharacterized protein LOC141706988 isoform X2 translates to MGGEVEITELRKPRFLCLHGFRTSGLILKTQLDNWPELVLDKLDLVIPDAPFPCTGKSGVDGIFDPPYYEWFQSNQELTEYTNFDECLDFIQEFMIKHGPFDGLLGFSQGSLLSAALAGLQAKGLALTKVPKIKFLIIISGGKLKNEALSEKAYSKAISCPSLHFIGETDFAKLNGIDLLESFVDPIVIHHPMGHTVPRLDEKALESMLSFLEKIQKEVTDQEGQEKHLEEAP, encoded by the exons ATGGGGGGTGAAGTTGAGATAACAGAGCTAAGAAAACCAAGATTCCTGTGCCTTCATGGGTTCAGAACAAGTGGTCTTATACTCAAAACTCAGCTTGATAATTGGCCTGAACTTGTTCTTGATAAACTTGATTTAGTAATCCCAGATGCCCCTTTTCCTTGTACTGGAAAATCTGGTGTTGATGGAATCTTTGATCCTCCTTACTACGAGTGGTTCCAATCTAACCAG GAATTGACAGAATATACTAATTTCGATGAGTGTCTTGATTTCATACAAGAATTTATGATTAAGCATGGACCCTTTGATGGTCTGCTTGGCTTCTCCCAG GGGTCCTTGTTATCAGCTGCACTCGCTGGGTTACAAGCCAAG GGTTTGGCTCTCACAAAAGTGCCGAAAATAAAATTTCTAATCATAATTAGTGGCGGTAAGTTAAAGAATGAAGCATTATCTGAGAAGGCATATTCCAAGGCAATTAGTTGCCCATCTCTGCACTTCATAG GTGAGACGGACTTCGCGAAACTAAATGGGATTGATCTTCTAGAATCATTTGTAGATCCCATAGTGATTCATCATCCTATGGGGCATACGGTACCAAGACTTG aTGAAAAGGCTTTGGAGTCGATGCTGAGTTTCCTTGAAAAGATACAAAAGGAAGTCACTGACCAGGAAGGTCAAGAAAAGCACTTAGAGGAAGCTCCTTGA